ACCGTGTCGCCAACTCCTCGGCCGGCGTCCTTCACGCGGCAAAGCCGTTGGATCGTGCCCTGCAAATGGCTCGTGAAGCCCTGGATTCCTGTCGGGCAAACATCAACGATTACACCGCCATCTTGGTCAAACGAGAAAACGTCGGCGGAACGATCGGCGAACAGGAATTCATGTACACCAAGATTCGCAATCGCAAGGTTGCCAGCGGACGTGTGGTCCAGCCGCTAAGTGTGTACATCCAGTTCTTGAAGCCGACGACGGTCAAAGGCCGCGAAGTCATCTATGTCGAAGGCCAGAACAACGGCAATCTTGTCGCACACGAGGGTGGGTTCAAAGGCAAGTTCTTACCGACGGTCACGATTCCGCCGGATGGCATGTTGGCCATGAGAGGCCAGCGTTATCCGATGACGGAAGTCGGCATCGAAAACCTGATCGTCAAGCTGATCGAACGTGGCGAGACCGCACGAAAGTACCCCGATGTGACGTGCGAATTTCGTCGCAACGCTCGGGTGAAAGATCGCGTGTGTACCGTGTTGCAAGTCACGCAACCGACACGACGCCCGGAGCTGATTTTCTATCAAGCCCAGATCTTCATCGACGACCAGCTGAAGGTGCCGATTCGATACGTCGCCTATGACTGGCCACGACGTGCCGGCGACCCGCTGCAGGTGATCGAAGAATACACCTACTTGAACCTGAAAACGAATATCGGTCTGACGGACGCCGATTTTGATCCGCGGAACCAGGCGTACAACTTTTACTCCTGATTCGCGAATAGGTGTCCGGCTCGGTCGGTTCGTCCGACCGGTCCACGGCCCTACGCCCGACCGCGTCTAGTCTTGCGACGGCCGCGCCAGATCGAACAGGTCATTGGTGCGGCAGTACAACGGTCCGCCCATGCGTCCGACCGTTTTCAGATCCCGCAGCTTCAAGCGACCATCGGCGACCAGGCCATCTGCCACGTGCAAGTGACGGATGTGCCCGATGACCAGGTTCGCACCGCCCGGTCCGGTGCCCAATTGAATCGCTTGCATCAGTTCGCATTCAAACGTGGCGATGGCATCGGAAACGCGTGGGACATCAATCGTCACGCAGTCCGCCTTTTCAATCTTCGCAACGTCGTATTCGTCGACTTCGTGATCAAACGCACCCGCGGTCATGTTCATTGCGTCGACGACCGCTTCGTTGACGATGCTGACGGCGAACTGGCCGGTTTCGGTCAAATTTCGCAGGGTGTCTTTGGGCGAACCGTCGTCGTTGTTCGCGGGACAGAACATCAGGCACGGCGGTTTGGCGCCCACACCGTTGAAGAAACTGAACGGAGCCAAGTTCACGTGGCCGGCGGACGAACGGGTGGAAACCCAGGCGATCGGACGCGGTGTGATCAGCCCGACCATCCAGTGGTACATCGCTCGGGCGGATAGTTCGCTGGCGGAAAAGTTCATGGATGACGCTTCGGTGAAAGAGGCATGCGACGAAGGATGTTGACAGAGGTGATCGTCGTGGCCAATCGATGGTTAGTCCCGACGATCGTGGGACGTGGCGGTGTTGATCGCCCCAGACCGTCCGGTCTTTCACACCTGGGTTGGTCGCCGATGAGGTGTCGGCCGAGAGCGACCACGCGACGCGGTCACGACAGCAGTGGCAGCAAGCTCTGGTGCAACGACGTGTTTGCTGCGACAACAAACTTTGGATTCCAGTCGTCAAATTCGTCGCCGTTGTACGCCGTCAGCACGGCGCCGGATTCGCGTGCGATCACGGTTCCCGCGGCGCTGTCCCAGGCGGCGACACCGGTGGCCCAGTAGGCGTCCAAGCGACCGTCGGCGACGTAGCACATGTTCAAGGCGCATGAGCCCAGACGGCGTAGCGACCGGCATTGTTCCAGCACGCGAACGAACCGGCCGACTTCCGGATCGTCGGATTGAACGCCGGCCTTGAAGCTGCACGCGATCAGGCTGTTGCCGATTTGCCGACAGTCGCTGGAATTCATGGTGCGACCGTTGGCTTGGGCACCCTGACCGTCGATGGCGGTGAACAATTCATCGCGTGTGGGATCCAGGATGACGCCCAACCGCATTTTCCCCCGTGCGTACAGGGCGATCGAAACCGCAAAGCTTTGCAGACGGTGGACGTAATTCACGGTGCCGTCCAGCGGGTCGACCACCCAGCAAGGCGGCGCATCGGGATCGCCGCGGCGGACGGATTCAGGCGGGTCGTTTTCGCCTTCCTCTTCACCGACGAAGGCGTAGTCGGGGAAAGCGGCCTGCAGCCGCTGTCGTATCGCGTGTTGCGATGCCAAATCGGCGTCGGTCACCAAGTCCTTGGGCGACTTTTCTGACACGACGCGATCATCGCGGCGTGCCATCAATTCCTTCGCCCCTGCCCTGGCGGCATCAACGGCGACGTCCAGATGTTGTTGATCCATGCTTTCGGTGCACTAGTCGGTTTCCAGTTCGCGCAGCTCTTCCAGCCAGACACGAATGTCATTGTCGTACTCTGTCGACATGTTGCTGATAATTAGCTGGCGATGGAAGGCCGCGGCCCCCTGATCGACGTGCTCGGCCGCTTCGGCGCTGGGAAAGCGTTTGTTGGGGTCGTAGGCGATCAAACCCTTCAAAAAGCTCATCAGAAGGTCGTTCACCACAACTTCCTTGGGCAAAATCTTATGCAGATTCTTGGGAAGTTCACGTTTGGCAACCAACAAATCGCGAAGTTTTGTCGCATCTGCGAAAGGATTTTTTCCGCTCAAAAGTTCGATCAGCACATAGCCGATGCTGGCCAAATCGCTCTTGGGACTGGATCGCTGGTTTTCCAGCACTTCCGGCGCGGCGTACAGCGGCGTGCAGTCGCGCTCGTTGGGCGGGTCGTCATAGAAGAATGCGGACCCCAGATCAATCAACTTGGTGTGACCGCTGCGTTTCAGCATGATGTTGGCGGGCTTGATGTCGCCGTGGACCATGCCTTCGCGGTGCAACGCCGCCAGCGCCGCCAAGCATTCGCGGACGATCGCGACGGCGACCCCCGCTTTGAACCGGGACTGTTCCGGACCGGCGGTCAAGATGACTTCGTTAATGTAACGCCATCGCTTGATCGGCAGACGCGACTGCAGCAGTTCCAAACACTTGGGCGACATCAGTTGTCGCAAGTCATACCCGTCGACCCATTCCATCAGCATGACGCGGATGCGATGGCGTTCGAAAAAGTTTTGGACGTCTAGAAGATTGTCGTTTTGGATCAAAGCGACCTTGGCCGCAATGGAGGCGACCCGAGCCATCGCGTCTTCGTAACTGCGGGTGTCTTTGTACCGTTCGGGGCTGAAGATTTTCATCGCCGCGGGAACGGTGAAACCGTCAGTGCCACGCACTTCGGTCAAATACACCTCGCCCTGCCCCCCTTTGCCCAACATGCGGCGAAGGTGGTAGTGACCGGTCCAACTAAGTTTGTTGCCCCGAGTCAGATCGTCGTAATGCTGAACCAGACGTGAATCCGATTGCTGAACCTTCGATCCGTGGAACGTCAGCGTCGGCGTGGGTTCGAAACGAGTGGTGGAGATCATTCGCGTCGTGGGGGCTGCGGTGCGGTGGTGGATCCAAGCCGACTTCGCGGTGACTTGTCCGTAAGCCACCAAGTCGCTCCGCCATCAGCAGACGGCGACCGCAGCCCCTATGATACGTCACGTCGGCAAAAGTCCGAGACATCTTTGTCGGTTTATGTGGCGGAATTTTCCACATACTGCGACGATTTTTGCCGCCCGTTGGTTCCGCCTTTTCAAACCTTCCGGTTAACCAAGGACGCGTAGAATGAATTTGTCGACCGTGGCGAATTGCCGATTTCTGTCGCCCGCTGTTTACACGGCAGCTTTTCTTTTGATGGCATTGGTCGGGGGCGTCTGTGATGCTCAATCCGATGATGAACGTGCGTCCGGCGGCTCGATTGTTGATTCTGCGTATCTGCCACCGACCTCCATCGCCACCGCTCGGATCCGGCCCCAGCTGTTGTTGGAATCGGAGATCTTTCAGTGGATGCCGATCGAGGTTGCCGAGGCTTGGACGCAAGAAGCATTGGGGCTGGATCTGAGAAGTGTTCAGGACGTGCGATTCGTCTTGAATTTTCCCGCCGGTCGCGGCGCTCCGCCGATGGGATTCGTCATTCGATTGTCCCAGCCGTTTGATCCGGCCGGAATTGATCCGGAACTACTGGCGGTTGAAGACCCGCAAATGGTGGGTCAGCGACAGGTCTACGCCCTAGGGGATCGGCAGATGCCCTTCTTGCTGCATGCGTTGGACCCGCAAACGATTCTGATCGCCAGCCCCACCATGCTGGAGCCGATGATCTTGGCCGAAGACGCGACCGGTGAACTGGCTGACTTGGTCGCCACTGAATCATCGGATCAGCCTGCGGTGGAGATCGGCATCGGAATGTTGATGTTGCGACCGATCGCGATGCAGATGGCACAGCAGGCCGGCGAAGACTTGCCGCCACCGATGCGGCGGTTGACCGAAGTGCCGAACTATCTAGACGCGATCTGGGTGAATGTCTCCGCGAATCAGGCAACCTTTCACACGGAACTGCGTTTGATCGCCAGTGATGACGGGGCCGCGGAAAAGCTGCAGGACATCGTCGACGAGGCGATCGTCAATGCGCGTGACATGTTTGTCCAGCAAATGGACGCCGAAGTCGATGACGATGGGCCGATCGGTCAGGCACAGCGGGCATACGCAAGGCGTCTGGCCGACGGCATGCTGGCGATGATGCAGCCCCAGCGTGAAGGCGACCGATTGTTGTACGAAGCCGAATCGGGCGTGTCCGTTGCGGCCGTCGGTGTGCTGACCGGCTTGCTGCTGCCGGCCGTCCAGGCGGCGCGCAATGCGGCGCGTCGTGTTGCGACGGCAAACAATCTGAAACAGATCGGATTGGCGATGCACAACTATCATTCCGCCTATCGCAAATTGCCCGGGCCGGCCATCGTCGACGAAAACGGCAAGCCGTTGCTCAGTTGGCGTGTCGCCGTCTTGCCGTTCGTGGAACAGCAAGCGTTGTACGAACAATTTCATTTGGACGAACCGTGGGACAGTCCGCACAACATCCAGCTGATCGACCAGATGCCCGATGTGTATCGCGATCCCGAGATCGAAACGGATCCGGGCGAAACGATTTACCACGCGATGGTGGATGACAAAGCGTTGCAAAAGCACGGTGGCCCGAATCGGTTCCGCGACTGTTTGGATGGCCTAAGCAACACGATCATGGCAGTCCAAGTGACCAAGGAAAACGCGGTGCCTTGGACAGCGCCCGTTGATTTTGAAATTGACTGGGATGATCCGCTTGCCGGAATCAAACGAATGGAACCTGGTGGTATTCAAGTGTTGATGGCCGACGGTGCGGTGTTGGTGTTTGACGAATCATTGGGCGCTGAAACGTTCAAGAAGATGATCACCCGCGCCGGCGGGGAAATCATTGACGCACGCTGACCGTTCCCGCTGGCTCAGCGGCGCGGATCGTCAGGCGCGGGTCGTCAGGCGCGGGGGTGGAATTGTCGATGGACTTTCTTCAGACGTGAATGTTCGACATGGGTATAAATCTGTGTCGTCTGAATGCTGGCGTGGCCAAGCAGTTCCTGGACCTGACGCAGGTCCGCGCCACCGGCCAGCATGTGCGTGGCAAAGCTGTGCCGCAGACTGTGTGGGCTGATCTTTGGATCAATCCCGACGCGGCGTGCGTACAGCTTGACCAGACGCCAAAGCTGGATGCGATCGAGCGGTCGGCCTCCGCGTGACAGAAACAACGCTTCGGGCGGATGCGGTGATTTCGCCGCCAGCTTGCCCCGCAGTTGTTCGAGATACAGGTCAATCGCTTGGATCGCACGGGAACCGATGGGGACCATGCGCTGCTTGCCGCCTTTTCCGTGCGCCTTGATTTGGCGTTCTTTCAGCGACATGTCACGAACACGCAGCGAACAGACCTCGCTGGCCCGGCATCCCGTCGCGTACAGGACTTCCAAGATCGCACGATCACGTTGCCAGAAGGTGTCCGTTTTCCGCGGCGACCGCAGGAAATCGTCGACTTCACGCACCGAAAGGACGCCGGGGACCCGCTGCCACATTTTCTGGGTGGACAGCAGTTCGGCCGGGTTTTCGGTGACGCGGCCTTCGAGCTGCAGGTAGCGAAAAAACGTTCGGACGGCGACCACGGTTCGCGCGATGGATGACGGCGCCTGGCCTTTGTCACGCAGGTGTCCCATGAAATCAGAAAGCTGGCCGACCCGTACTTTCCGCAGGTCTTTACCGCCCAACCACTGCAGGAACAGACGGATGTCACGTCCGTAGGCGTCGATCGTATTGGCCGCCAGGTGACATTCGCCCTTCAAATAGTCCAGGAAATCGCCGCATACCGTGTCCTGTGCGGGGGACGCCGGTTTTGCGGCTTCGCCCTGGCGAAGCATCTGCAGCTTGGTTAATCGTCGACTCAATAGCGTTCCCGCGTGGTAATGCGCTGGTGTCCCCTTAGCGAAAGCCGGTGGATGCGGGATGATGGATGGCGATCCAACGCGGCTTCGTCAGGTATCGATCCGCGGCCAGTCCTTTTCTTACTCGAACGAACATCGGGTCGAATCAATGAACGTTTTGGTTGTCGGTGGCGCCGGCTATATCGGTTCGCACGCGGTCCGTCTGCTGCTAGACGCCGGGCACCAAGTGGTGGTTTACGACAATTTGTCACGTGGACACAGTGAAGCGGTCCCCGCGGGCATGTTGGTCGAAGGTGATGTGGCCGATCGTGCCAAGTTGGTCCAGGTGATGAAGGACAAGCAAATCGATGCGGTCATGCATTTCGCCGCGTTTGCGCTGGTCAACGAATCCGTCAACGATCCATCGCTGTATTACCGCAACAACGTGATCGCGGCGTTGGAACTCTTGGAAGCGATGCGCGAAGCCGACGTGAAGAAGATCGTCTTCAGCAGCACGACGGCGACCTACGGTGAACCCGACACGATCCCGATCCCGGAAACGACGCCCCAAAATCCGATCAACCCTTACGGCTTCACCAAGCTGGTGATTGAAAAGGCGCTGGCCGATTACGCCGCCGCCTATGGTTTTGCCTACGCCGCGCTGCGGTATTTCAATGCCGCCGGCGCGCGACCCGACGGAACGATCGGCGAAGATCACGATCCGGAATCGCACATCATTCCGATCGTCTTGCAGGTGGCATTGGGGCAACGTGAATTCATCACGATCTTTGGCGATGACTATCCGACACCCGACGGCACGTGCATCCGTGACTACATTCACGTCGATGATCTTGGCGACGCCCACCTAAAAGCTCTGGAAAAGCTGGAGCCAGGCAAAGGCATTTGTGTCAATCTTGGCACCGGCAAGGGCACCAGTGTCCGTGAGATTGTCGAGGCGTGCCGCGAAGTCACCGGACATCCGATTCCGGAAAAAATGGGCGAACGTCGCGCCGGGGATCCGCCCGAATTGGTCGCCGATGCGTCGATGGCGCGACAAGTCCTGGGATGGGAACCCAAGTACAACGACGCCAAATCGATCGTTGAAACCGCTTGGGCGTGGCACCGCGATCATCCCCGCGGCTACGCCACCTGATGCCAATGCCGTCATGCGGCGCGCAATTTTTTGAACAGCTGGTACCTAGTTTGAAAAACGGTCACCAGCGAAACGGCTGGTTGGCGATACGCTTGGCCAGTCGGCGTCGCAAGCGGGCGGCTGTCAACAACGTCAAGTTTCGGATCACCGGTCCGCCGCCGGTGTTCGATTGGCCTGCCGTGTCGATCGAAAGCGTGGCCAAGCCCAGGCGACGATCCAGCGGCGATTGGCTGATTCGCAGATTCTGGATGTTATCGATCGGCAGGCCCAACGTCACTCGGCTGATCCAGCCGTTGCGGTACATCACGTTATGGTCACCGATTCGGTATCCGGTGTGTCGGTACCACTGGCGATTGCATAGGTAGACCAGAGCGAAGCCTGGTGACAGACCGATGGCCAGAATCAACGACCAAGACGCAATTTGCAGTAAGACGGCGGCATAGATCAGGCAACCCAACCGTGTCCCGCGGCCGATGGCTTTGGGGGACACTTTTTGCCATCCGGGCTGATCGATCGGAAATCTGCCGATGACTTGTCCGGCGATTTCGATTGCTTTGTTCCGCTCGGCGGCAGGGACCAGCAAGCTGCGGTTTTTGTTCTCGTCGACTTCGCGATGGTCGCCTGCATTATCGACACGGATTGACGCCAGTCCGGCCCAGCGACGCAGTGGGCTTTCTTCCAGCTTCAATGATTGAATCCGGCGACGCGAAAGGCTGCTTTCTTGGCGCGTCAGTAGTCCATGAGCCACAACCAACCGGTCACCGGTGCGGCGAATTTCGTACGCATGGTATCGAACGACAAACGCGACGGTCGCCGCGATCATAGACAGGACCGCCAACGTGACGCTCTTGAACATCGTCTCCGACAGCACCAGGTCGATCAGGACGTCAAACGGTCCCAGGCTGGGCAGTTGCGATCGCAATGTTTCGGTGGCCTGTTCCATGGGCGCGACCCATGGCGGGGCCGGCACATGTTCCAGCCAATCCTTCGGTCCGCCCAGCCAATCAAACGGGCCACCCCAGGAAAGCTGGAAGTAGGCAATGGCACCGAGCACACCAAAAATCCCCGCAATCAACTGCGATGTCAGACCGCCAAGGAAAAGTTCTTTAGCGGTCAATGATTCGTCAAAATCCGAGTGGCTCGCGATTGCTTGGTGGTCAGTGGTTGTGGTGGACTGGATCTCCGGTGCAACTGACTGTCCGGAAAGGATGCGGTGGCGGATTTGATCGGCTTGCTTGGACGTGATGACGTTCAGCGAGGCTTCTTCGTCATCACTGCCGGCGGTCTTCAGCGTCAATTGAGTCAAACCCAGGGGCTTGCCGAACAGACTTTGCTCTTGTTTGGCTTCCTGGACTCGGTCCCACGGAATGCGTCGTTCGCGTCGTGCCAGCCAGCCGGTGTGGATCACCAAGGCGTCTTGGCGGATTTGATACGTCAGCGTGAGGTACCGGATCGCGAAGTACAGAACAACGGGCGCGACGAAAAACAAAGCATAGAATGCGATCGCAACGGGCGGCGTCATGACCAAACATCCGACCGCCAGCGGAACCAGCGAACGTCGAAGGTTTTCCAACACGGGCAACCAAAGTGTTGCGGTGTGCAACCGTAGGGATCCATCGGCTTGAGCCTTTGTCGCCATGACCGGCGGTGGATCATTCGTGCCGGAAACGGCGTCAGGTGTCGTCGTCACTGGACCATTCCAGTTGAAGGGGCCGTGCCAATTGATGGGGCCGTTCCGTTTGATGACGAATCCGTTTCAAAAGTTCATCTCGCAACTGGATCGCATCGGCATGTTCTAAACCGGGCAGACGGTGACTGGCGTGGCGTGTTCCCGCGGTGTGCAATTCCAGGGTGGCCAAGCCGGCCCGGCGTTCAAGCGGACCGCGGTGGATATCAACATGTTGCAATCGCGAAATTGGAATGGACACCGATTGTCGCCAGATCACACCGTGTCCCAATTCAAACACGTCGTCGGTCCAGCGATACGACCATGATCGTTGGATCAGTGCCAAGCCTGGGCCAAGGCCAACAGCCAGTGTCGCCAT
The DNA window shown above is from Crateriforma spongiae and carries:
- a CDS encoding PH domain-containing protein, translated to MTFGLFGGPVIVVLALVAALLAWSQDSVLARGVIAAGSIVVMATLAVGLGPGLALIQRSWSYRWTDDVFELGHGVIWRQSVSIPISRLQHVDIHRGPLERRAGLATLELHTAGTRHASHRLPGLEHADAIQLRDELLKRIRHQTERPHQLARPLQLEWSSDDDT
- the xerD gene encoding site-specific tyrosine recombinase XerD; this translates as MSRRLTKLQMLRQGEAAKPASPAQDTVCGDFLDYLKGECHLAANTIDAYGRDIRLFLQWLGGKDLRKVRVGQLSDFMGHLRDKGQAPSSIARTVVAVRTFFRYLQLEGRVTENPAELLSTQKMWQRVPGVLSVREVDDFLRSPRKTDTFWQRDRAILEVLYATGCRASEVCSLRVRDMSLKERQIKAHGKGGKQRMVPIGSRAIQAIDLYLEQLRGKLAAKSPHPPEALFLSRGGRPLDRIQLWRLVKLYARRVGIDPKISPHSLRHSFATHMLAGGADLRQVQELLGHASIQTTQIYTHVEHSRLKKVHRQFHPRA
- the galE gene encoding UDP-glucose 4-epimerase GalE, giving the protein MNVLVVGGAGYIGSHAVRLLLDAGHQVVVYDNLSRGHSEAVPAGMLVEGDVADRAKLVQVMKDKQIDAVMHFAAFALVNESVNDPSLYYRNNVIAALELLEAMREADVKKIVFSSTTATYGEPDTIPIPETTPQNPINPYGFTKLVIEKALADYAAAYGFAYAALRYFNAAGARPDGTIGEDHDPESHIIPIVLQVALGQREFITIFGDDYPTPDGTCIRDYIHVDDLGDAHLKALEKLEPGKGICVNLGTGKGTSVREIVEACREVTGHPIPEKMGERRAGDPPELVADASMARQVLGWEPKYNDAKSIVETAWAWHRDHPRGYAT
- a CDS encoding flavin reductase family protein; the encoded protein is MNFSASELSARAMYHWMVGLITPRPIAWVSTRSSAGHVNLAPFSFFNGVGAKPPCLMFCPANNDDGSPKDTLRNLTETGQFAVSIVNEAVVDAMNMTAGAFDHEVDEYDVAKIEKADCVTIDVPRVSDAIATFECELMQAIQLGTGPGGANLVIGHIRHLHVADGLVADGRLKLRDLKTVGRMGGPLYCRTNDLFDLARPSQD
- a CDS encoding DUF1571 domain-containing protein, whose product is MPSNVVNKLGAWVRFLLQSDRPDGNGNGDARANRKRQQFFTRKDAGMQYQRRQFLTAMGTVAAGGSALPAIAAENNGLVEPVHRVANSSAGVLHAAKPLDRALQMAREALDSCRANINDYTAILVKRENVGGTIGEQEFMYTKIRNRKVASGRVVQPLSVYIQFLKPTTVKGREVIYVEGQNNGNLVAHEGGFKGKFLPTVTIPPDGMLAMRGQRYPMTEVGIENLIVKLIERGETARKYPDVTCEFRRNARVKDRVCTVLQVTQPTRRPELIFYQAQIFIDDQLKVPIRYVAYDWPRRAGDPLQVIEEYTYLNLKTNIGLTDADFDPRNQAYNFYS
- a CDS encoding inositol monophosphatase family protein, translated to MDQQHLDVAVDAARAGAKELMARRDDRVVSEKSPKDLVTDADLASQHAIRQRLQAAFPDYAFVGEEEGENDPPESVRRGDPDAPPCWVVDPLDGTVNYVHRLQSFAVSIALYARGKMRLGVILDPTRDELFTAIDGQGAQANGRTMNSSDCRQIGNSLIACSFKAGVQSDDPEVGRFVRVLEQCRSLRRLGSCALNMCYVADGRLDAYWATGVAAWDSAAGTVIARESGAVLTAYNGDEFDDWNPKFVVAANTSLHQSLLPLLS
- a CDS encoding PH domain-containing protein — encoded protein: MTTTPDAVSGTNDPPPVMATKAQADGSLRLHTATLWLPVLENLRRSLVPLAVGCLVMTPPVAIAFYALFFVAPVVLYFAIRYLTLTYQIRQDALVIHTGWLARRERRIPWDRVQEAKQEQSLFGKPLGLTQLTLKTAGSDDEEASLNVITSKQADQIRHRILSGQSVAPEIQSTTTTDHQAIASHSDFDESLTAKELFLGGLTSQLIAGIFGVLGAIAYFQLSWGGPFDWLGGPKDWLEHVPAPPWVAPMEQATETLRSQLPSLGPFDVLIDLVLSETMFKSVTLAVLSMIAATVAFVVRYHAYEIRRTGDRLVVAHGLLTRQESSLSRRRIQSLKLEESPLRRWAGLASIRVDNAGDHREVDENKNRSLLVPAAERNKAIEIAGQVIGRFPIDQPGWQKVSPKAIGRGTRLGCLIYAAVLLQIASWSLILAIGLSPGFALVYLCNRQWYRHTGYRIGDHNVMYRNGWISRVTLGLPIDNIQNLRISQSPLDRRLGLATLSIDTAGQSNTGGGPVIRNLTLLTAARLRRRLAKRIANQPFRW
- a CDS encoding serine/threonine-protein kinase — its product is MISTTRFEPTPTLTFHGSKVQQSDSRLVQHYDDLTRGNKLSWTGHYHLRRMLGKGGQGEVYLTEVRGTDGFTVPAAMKIFSPERYKDTRSYEDAMARVASIAAKVALIQNDNLLDVQNFFERHRIRVMLMEWVDGYDLRQLMSPKCLELLQSRLPIKRWRYINEVILTAGPEQSRFKAGVAVAIVRECLAALAALHREGMVHGDIKPANIMLKRSGHTKLIDLGSAFFYDDPPNERDCTPLYAAPEVLENQRSSPKSDLASIGYVLIELLSGKNPFADATKLRDLLVAKRELPKNLHKILPKEVVVNDLLMSFLKGLIAYDPNKRFPSAEAAEHVDQGAAAFHRQLIISNMSTEYDNDIRVWLEELRELETD
- a CDS encoding DUF1559 domain-containing protein, which encodes MNLSTVANCRFLSPAVYTAAFLLMALVGGVCDAQSDDERASGGSIVDSAYLPPTSIATARIRPQLLLESEIFQWMPIEVAEAWTQEALGLDLRSVQDVRFVLNFPAGRGAPPMGFVIRLSQPFDPAGIDPELLAVEDPQMVGQRQVYALGDRQMPFLLHALDPQTILIASPTMLEPMILAEDATGELADLVATESSDQPAVEIGIGMLMLRPIAMQMAQQAGEDLPPPMRRLTEVPNYLDAIWVNVSANQATFHTELRLIASDDGAAEKLQDIVDEAIVNARDMFVQQMDAEVDDDGPIGQAQRAYARRLADGMLAMMQPQREGDRLLYEAESGVSVAAVGVLTGLLLPAVQAARNAARRVATANNLKQIGLAMHNYHSAYRKLPGPAIVDENGKPLLSWRVAVLPFVEQQALYEQFHLDEPWDSPHNIQLIDQMPDVYRDPEIETDPGETIYHAMVDDKALQKHGGPNRFRDCLDGLSNTIMAVQVTKENAVPWTAPVDFEIDWDDPLAGIKRMEPGGIQVLMADGAVLVFDESLGAETFKKMITRAGGEIIDAR